One Myxococcota bacterium DNA segment encodes these proteins:
- a CDS encoding DUF3516 domain-containing protein — MDRFFNKISAKNLELYPAQEEAILEIMAGNHVILNTPTGSGKSMVALAMHMKALEEGKRSFYTCPIKALVSEKFFSLCEELGAENVGMMTGDASVNQDAPIICCTAEILSNLALRMSADADVDYVIMDEFHYYSDKERGIAWQIPLLTMSKSTFLLMSATLGDTSFVKSVLEDLTGKTAAVVSSNDRPVPLDYTYSESPMHETLAGLVSSGKYPVYVVNFTQRECGEQAQNAMSVNISTKEEKKKIETYFEGFRFDTPFGKEIRRFLSHGIGLHHAGLLPKYRLLVEKLAQTGLLKIIMGTDTLGVGVNIPIRTVLFTKLCKFDGEKVGILSVRDFKQIAGRAGRKGFDEAGSVVCQAPEHVIENKRQESRFGADPKLKKKIVKKPAPTMNYIHWDDKTFKRLIDQPPEPLVSQFRVTHGMIMILLQAHTGNANPGYKELVRLIDKNHETPKAKSKQRKTAAQLLKSLVHAGLVSKVRNRTSGLRLMVNETLQKDFSLHHTLALYLVHALSLLEPEDPEYALNVLSLVESIVESPKVILMRQVDKLKNLKMAEMRAEGLEYEERMAELEKVEHPKPLREFIYDTFNAFEDKHPWVGDANIAPKSIAREMLESFCSFNEYIKDYGLERSEGILLRYLSLTYKTLTQSVPEQYQTEPVLELRAALKTLITQTDSSLLAEWTELLNPKQAEVINIQRPLWIFDEKAFTSEIRALMQRLVKALADKNYEEAKLIADFDYEGALKDFYTTHERIAWTPASRLPIHTRIKREEEYQFRINQTLCDSSDDNDWYIEATAQGSTDSLRPMLTIDRLGS, encoded by the coding sequence GTGGATCGATTCTTTAATAAAATCAGCGCCAAAAATCTGGAGCTTTATCCCGCGCAAGAAGAAGCCATATTAGAGATTATGGCGGGCAATCATGTCATTTTAAATACGCCCACAGGCTCCGGGAAATCCATGGTCGCACTGGCCATGCACATGAAAGCCTTAGAAGAAGGCAAGCGTTCTTTCTACACCTGCCCGATCAAAGCCCTGGTGAGCGAAAAGTTTTTTTCCTTATGTGAAGAATTAGGCGCCGAAAATGTCGGCATGATGACCGGCGATGCTTCCGTTAACCAAGATGCACCCATTATATGTTGCACAGCTGAGATCTTATCAAATCTCGCCCTACGCATGAGCGCCGATGCAGATGTTGACTATGTCATCATGGATGAGTTTCATTATTACTCGGACAAGGAACGAGGTATTGCTTGGCAAATCCCCTTGCTGACCATGTCTAAATCGACTTTTTTGCTGATGTCCGCAACTTTAGGCGATACCAGCTTTGTCAAAAGCGTTTTGGAAGATCTGACCGGCAAAACCGCAGCCGTCGTCTCTAGCAATGACCGCCCGGTGCCACTGGACTACACCTATTCTGAATCGCCCATGCACGAAACTTTGGCTGGTCTCGTTTCATCGGGGAAATACCCGGTTTATGTTGTGAATTTCACGCAACGTGAATGCGGCGAGCAAGCGCAAAACGCCATGAGCGTGAACATCTCCACCAAAGAAGAGAAAAAGAAAATCGAAACCTATTTCGAAGGCTTTCGCTTTGATACGCCCTTCGGCAAAGAAATTCGTCGATTTCTATCGCACGGTATCGGCCTCCACCATGCTGGCCTCTTGCCTAAATATCGCCTGTTGGTTGAAAAGCTCGCTCAAACGGGCCTGTTAAAAATCATCATGGGCACTGACACTTTGGGTGTGGGTGTCAACATCCCCATTCGAACGGTGCTATTTACCAAGCTCTGCAAATTCGACGGCGAAAAAGTTGGTATTCTAAGCGTCCGTGATTTCAAGCAGATTGCTGGCAGAGCAGGGCGCAAAGGTTTTGATGAGGCCGGCAGCGTGGTTTGCCAGGCACCCGAACATGTTATCGAAAACAAACGCCAAGAAAGCCGCTTTGGGGCAGATCCCAAGCTCAAGAAAAAGATCGTCAAAAAGCCAGCGCCCACCATGAACTACATCCACTGGGACGACAAAACTTTTAAGCGCCTGATCGACCAACCCCCAGAGCCATTGGTCTCACAGTTTAGAGTCACCCACGGCATGATTATGATTCTGTTGCAGGCGCACACCGGCAACGCGAACCCCGGCTATAAAGAACTCGTCCGTCTAATCGACAAAAATCATGAGACACCCAAAGCCAAGTCCAAGCAACGCAAAACAGCCGCTCAGCTTCTGAAATCCCTAGTCCACGCTGGCCTGGTTTCCAAAGTCCGCAACAGAACCTCCGGCCTGAGACTCATGGTCAACGAAACGCTTCAAAAAGATTTCTCACTGCACCACACGCTCGCACTGTATCTGGTTCACGCACTCAGCCTGCTTGAGCCCGAAGATCCTGAGTATGCCCTGAACGTCTTAAGCTTGGTAGAATCCATCGTTGAAAGCCCCAAAGTAATCTTGATGCGGCAAGTCGATAAACTTAAAAACCTGAAAATGGCCGAGATGCGCGCCGAAGGTTTAGAATACGAAGAGCGCATGGCTGAGCTGGAAAAAGTCGAGCATCCAAAACCCCTGCGTGAGTTTATCTACGACACCTTCAATGCCTTTGAAGATAAGCATCCCTGGGTGGGCGATGCGAATATTGCGCCCAAATCCATCGCCCGAGAGATGCTGGAGAGCTTTTGTTCCTTCAACGAGTATATTAAAGACTACGGCCTAGAACGCAGCGAAGGTATCTTGCTGCGCTATCTATCACTAACATACAAAACCCTAACCCAAAGCGTCCCGGAGCAATATCAGACCGAGCCAGTCTTAGAGCTACGCGCTGCCCTTAAAACTCTCATCACCCAAACAGACTCCAGCTTGCTCGCTGAATGGACCGAACTTCTCAATCCAAAACAAGCCGAAGTCATCAACATTCAAAGGCCGTTATGGATATTTGATGAAAAGGCCTTCACCAGCGAAATACGTGCGCTCATGCAGCGCCTGGTTAAAGCTTTGGCAGATAAAAACTACGAAGAAGCAAAACTAATCGCCGATTTCGATTATGAAGGCGCCCTAAAAGACTTCTACACCACCCATGAACGCATTGCGTGGACACCTGCCAGCAGGCTACCCATACACACACGTATTAAACGCGAAGAAGAATATCAGTTTAGAATTAATCAAACCCTATGCGATTCAAGCGATGACAACGATTGGTATATCGAAGCCACTGCTCAAGGAAGCACAGATTCTCTGCGACCTATGCTTACGATCGACAGATTAGGATCTTAG
- a CDS encoding SurA N-terminal domain-containing protein, whose translation MFCRFALFSITLLSCLHAEVIDRVVAIVKGEPILQSDLKKNQTLDDLIDAELIEQEAKKLGLLPSESELSQASENVRKQNRLTPLAFEEALKSQGMTIASYRAQMRQQIIKSRIIQNKIKSRITPTTQTSFQVEAEQAIFASKKDAEAAIRAKKIDFKSIGTVSKDDLLPDIAKVVFSLKEGETSRPLESPQGFRVFKVTKRVEIPLEKVDKQRYEQEIENAYKRYVTELRASAYIERK comes from the coding sequence ATGTTTTGCCGTTTTGCTTTATTCTCAATTACCCTCTTAAGCTGTTTGCACGCTGAAGTCATTGACCGAGTGGTGGCAATTGTTAAAGGCGAGCCCATTCTGCAAAGCGATTTGAAGAAAAATCAAACACTCGACGATTTAATCGATGCCGAGCTGATCGAGCAGGAAGCTAAAAAACTCGGCCTCCTGCCTTCTGAATCAGAGCTGTCTCAAGCGAGCGAAAATGTTCGCAAACAAAATAGACTCACGCCACTCGCTTTTGAGGAAGCACTCAAATCTCAAGGCATGACAATAGCCAGCTATCGTGCCCAAATGCGCCAACAGATAATTAAATCAAGAATTATCCAAAATAAAATAAAAAGCCGTATTACGCCCACCACTCAAACTAGCTTTCAGGTAGAAGCCGAACAAGCAATCTTCGCCAGCAAAAAAGATGCCGAAGCTGCCATTCGAGCTAAAAAAATTGATTTCAAAAGCATTGGGACTGTATCTAAAGATGATTTACTTCCCGATATTGCGAAAGTGGTATTTTCTTTGAAAGAAGGCGAAACATCGAGGCCACTCGAGTCACCTCAAGGATTTCGTGTTTTTAAGGTCACGAAAAGAGTCGAAATCCCTCTTGAGAAAGTTGATAAGCAGCGCTACGAACAAGAAATCGAAAACGCCTATAAGCGTTATGTGACAGAATTACGGGCATCCGCCTATATTGAGAGAAAGTGA
- a CDS encoding NYN domain-containing protein: MRVALFFDGKNFYSGWREAARGRRIDFAKLSEWLVTKAKGTSLWGAYYYTAIDEVGSAQSDTQHKLSGFLEMLETQPGFFVNTFKRKSGSLSCAECSTENRYLVEKEVDTTMVAHMIKLAATDSYDVLVLLSGDADYAPALEAVRALGKQAYIASWGGTGVSKRIRQVAFDHIDMLNGISSFEREVTDEDIYGEDLHLDEPMTPIAEITGDEGMDAFLAELEQAQSKFSGGYVGLGYFLTRWRSTHLDTTPDVRRRVLDKLLAEGFVETYNAPDGALAIRLSDRSTEAV, from the coding sequence ATGAGAGTAGCACTCTTTTTTGATGGAAAGAATTTTTACTCTGGCTGGCGCGAAGCGGCCCGAGGTCGACGCATCGACTTTGCGAAACTCTCTGAATGGCTGGTGACCAAAGCCAAGGGCACCTCACTGTGGGGCGCGTACTACTACACCGCCATCGATGAAGTTGGTTCCGCTCAAAGCGACACCCAACATAAGCTTTCAGGCTTTTTAGAGATGCTGGAAACCCAGCCTGGATTTTTCGTTAATACTTTTAAACGCAAATCTGGCTCGTTAAGCTGCGCAGAATGCAGCACTGAAAATCGCTACCTGGTTGAAAAAGAAGTGGATACAACCATGGTTGCCCACATGATTAAGCTGGCTGCCACAGATTCGTATGACGTGCTGGTGCTGCTATCTGGCGATGCCGACTATGCGCCGGCGTTAGAGGCCGTGCGCGCCCTTGGCAAACAAGCTTATATCGCCAGCTGGGGCGGCACAGGCGTCAGCAAACGCATTCGGCAAGTTGCTTTCGATCATATTGATATGCTGAACGGCATTTCATCCTTTGAAAGAGAAGTGACCGACGAAGATATTTACGGCGAAGATCTGCATTTGGACGAGCCAATGACGCCTATTGCAGAAATCACGGGTGATGAAGGCATGGATGCGTTTTTAGCTGAGCTGGAACAAGCGCAAAGCAAGTTCAGTGGTGGCTATGTTGGCCTGGGGTATTTTCTGACACGTTGGCGCTCAACACATTTGGATACAACGCCAGATGTACGTAGGCGCGTGCTGGATAAGCTTTTGGCTGAAGGGTTTGTAGAAACATACAATGCGCCTGATGGTGCGTTGGCCATTAGATTGTCGGACAGAAGCACTGAGGCAGTTTAA
- a CDS encoding metal ABC transporter substrate-binding protein, which translates to MIYLKSFILLGLSLNLWAAPIKIVTTLPVLKNITEEIGGDKVSVQSLADPGQDAHFVQPKPTFMKKLREAKMFIEVGLDLELWGQKIVDSAGNPNVQRGKPGRVFASAGVSTLETPAILSREYGDVHPYGNPHIWLDPVLVKKMAKNICNGLVAVDLPNKAFYEANLKIFESKIDKALVIWEKKAKSIAQKKLVTYHRSWSYFARRFGFDVLEQIEVKPGIPPTPKHRDEIMALIKDAGVKTILMELYYDKTAPEYIAKRTGVKIVQVPIDVGAIPEAMDYFSLITYILDKLAA; encoded by the coding sequence ATGATTTACTTAAAGTCTTTTATTCTTTTGGGCCTGTCACTTAATCTTTGGGCAGCACCCATCAAAATCGTAACCACCCTGCCCGTTTTGAAAAACATCACCGAAGAAATCGGTGGCGACAAAGTGTCTGTGCAGAGCTTAGCGGATCCAGGCCAGGATGCTCACTTTGTGCAACCTAAGCCGACCTTCATGAAGAAATTGCGTGAAGCGAAAATGTTCATCGAAGTGGGTCTCGATTTAGAACTTTGGGGCCAAAAAATTGTCGACAGCGCTGGCAACCCAAATGTTCAAAGAGGAAAGCCGGGCCGCGTGTTTGCCTCAGCCGGGGTTTCAACTTTGGAAACGCCAGCTATTCTCTCCCGTGAATACGGCGATGTACATCCTTACGGAAACCCTCACATCTGGCTAGATCCAGTCCTGGTCAAAAAGATGGCCAAGAATATCTGCAATGGCTTAGTCGCGGTCGATTTACCGAACAAAGCTTTCTACGAAGCCAATCTCAAAATCTTCGAAAGCAAAATCGACAAAGCTTTGGTTATTTGGGAGAAAAAAGCCAAAAGCATCGCTCAGAAAAAGCTGGTGACCTACCATCGCAGCTGGAGCTATTTTGCGAGGCGATTTGGCTTTGATGTCTTGGAACAAATCGAAGTAAAGCCAGGCATCCCGCCGACTCCTAAACACCGAGATGAAATCATGGCGCTGATTAAAGATGCCGGCGTTAAGACCATTTTGATGGAACTTTATTACGACAAGACGGCGCCTGAATACATCGCCAAGCGCACTGGCGTTAAGATTGTTCAAGTTCCTATTGACGTGGGTGCGATTCCTGAAGCAATGGATTACTTTTCTTTAATCACATACATTCTGGATAAACTTGCTGCCTAA
- the rnhA gene encoding ribonuclease HI, which translates to MNLLPKVQIYADGSCLKNPGPGGWAALLVMGNKEKLVSGGLTHSTNNQMELQAATEGLKALKRPCQVELYSDSQYVIKGMKLWVHNWLKNNWKTAAKKPVENQEFWQKLVEAAKDHDITWHWVKGHAGHPENERVDEAARTQATKFLTNGL; encoded by the coding sequence ATAAACTTGCTGCCTAAAGTACAAATTTACGCAGACGGCTCCTGTCTGAAAAATCCTGGCCCCGGGGGCTGGGCTGCACTTTTGGTCATGGGCAACAAAGAAAAGCTCGTCTCCGGCGGCCTTACGCATTCGACCAACAACCAAATGGAACTACAAGCTGCCACTGAAGGCCTCAAAGCCCTAAAGCGCCCCTGCCAAGTAGAGCTCTACTCTGACAGTCAATATGTCATCAAAGGCATGAAGCTCTGGGTGCACAACTGGCTTAAAAACAATTGGAAAACAGCGGCCAAAAAGCCGGTGGAAAACCAAGAATTCTGGCAAAAGCTCGTTGAAGCCGCCAAAGATCACGACATTACGTGGCACTGGGTTAAAGGTCATGCTGGTCATCCTGAAAACGAGCGCGTCGATGAAGCCGCTCGCACTCAAGCGACGAAGTTTCTTACCAACGGCCTTTAA
- a CDS encoding phospholipase, producing the protein MLKNILSLVMAFSLGSQAGEFRLLFEASEHTLVGDEVSLPDGLEKLSLPNGLKLSFGEIVSMGDFYGIVGSPISEGANQKEKEGRFLSAFNLFASSGHAVGEVKQIVHALHENLDKLLPQIEAGFPVAEVFDKGGKERVKNWNCLTGGGCGVLWWTMPGRFLQLAEKNYDHFGHDSVTTYQIGHRLAVNHAVQAGKTSDQAGLELALAMEAFACHFLSDRFASGHIRVPRIELANEVYPSTVGSLLAGFMHNEDGADGLHVHNERGDKWVAFGDGRHLEPANRMNKRIMEEALQTSVNEINMAYRAQEVVSSAKALRLIPHADDQGLAGRVDIAPLFYWNEKTAQMMRRVNLADTRDYRWTADWTGVTTLAELQLLKGRW; encoded by the coding sequence ATGCTGAAAAATATTCTTAGCCTGGTTATGGCATTCTCGTTGGGCTCACAAGCGGGGGAATTTCGCTTACTGTTTGAAGCCTCTGAACATACATTGGTTGGAGATGAGGTGTCGCTGCCGGACGGCCTTGAAAAGCTGTCTTTGCCTAATGGCCTAAAGCTCAGCTTTGGAGAGATTGTCTCCATGGGTGATTTTTACGGCATTGTCGGCTCACCTATTTCTGAAGGCGCGAATCAAAAAGAAAAAGAAGGCCGCTTTCTATCGGCATTTAATTTGTTTGCGAGTTCCGGGCATGCAGTGGGCGAAGTGAAGCAGATTGTGCACGCGCTGCACGAGAATCTAGATAAGTTGCTGCCTCAAATAGAAGCGGGCTTTCCGGTTGCGGAAGTGTTTGATAAGGGCGGCAAAGAAAGGGTGAAAAATTGGAACTGCTTAACCGGGGGTGGTTGCGGGGTGTTGTGGTGGACCATGCCTGGCAGATTTTTGCAGCTGGCTGAAAAAAATTATGATCATTTCGGTCATGACTCAGTAACGACCTATCAAATAGGCCATCGTTTAGCTGTGAATCACGCTGTTCAAGCTGGTAAAACCAGTGACCAGGCTGGGCTCGAACTTGCCCTCGCCATGGAAGCTTTCGCTTGCCACTTTTTGAGCGATCGCTTTGCTTCGGGCCACATTCGCGTACCCCGCATTGAGTTGGCCAACGAGGTGTATCCATCGACCGTAGGTTCGTTGTTAGCTGGTTTTATGCATAATGAAGATGGCGCCGATGGCCTTCATGTGCACAATGAACGAGGCGATAAATGGGTCGCTTTTGGTGACGGGCGACATCTTGAGCCGGCTAATCGAATGAACAAACGCATCATGGAAGAGGCACTGCAAACCTCGGTGAACGAAATTAATATGGCTTATCGCGCACAGGAAGTGGTGAGTTCAGCTAAAGCGCTGCGCCTGATTCCGCATGCAGATGACCAGGGCCTGGCTGGGCGTGTAGACATTGCGCCTTTGTTTTATTGGAACGAAAAGACCGCGCAGATGATGCGGCGCGTAAATTTGGCAGATACCAGAGATTATCGCTGGACCGCGGATTGGACTGGGGTGACGACTTTGGCTGAGCTGCAGCTTCTTAAAGGCCGTTGGTAA